One part of the Pseudopipra pipra isolate bDixPip1 chromosome 3, bDixPip1.hap1, whole genome shotgun sequence genome encodes these proteins:
- the CCN2 gene encoding CCN family member 2, which yields MRGMSLFVRGPIQPIGEAASPPPIKGRPSRQSAVTQPLSRRTRTERRRAEPCSTEQPPAGTAPAAAPSAPPRRTAPREAPGSPRLTSAGQPDAAACPTPPPRRPQAADRCRMVHATLAPFAAALLLALLSPEAHGQECSGQCQCGAGPGPTCPAGVSLVLDGCGCCRVCAKQLGELCTERDPCDHHKGLFCDFGSPANRRIGVCTARDGAPCVFSGMVYRSGESFQSSCKYQCTCLDGAVGCVPLCSMDVRLPSPDCPYPRRVKLPGKCCEEWVCDETKEQTAVGPALAAYRLEDTYGPDPTMMRANCLVQTTEWSACSKTCGMGISTRVTNDNAFCRLEKQSRLCMVRPCEADLEENIKKGKKCIRTPKISKPVKFELSGCTSVKTYRAKFCGVCTDGRCCTPHRTATLPVEFKCPDGEIMKRKMMFIKTCACHYNCPGDNDIFESLYYRKMYGDMA from the exons ATGCGCGGAATGTCGCTGTTTGTCCGCGGCCCCATTCAGCCCATTGGCGAGGCCGCGTCGCCGCCGCCTATAAAGGGGCGCCCGTCCCGGCAGTCGGCAGTCACACAGCCACTCTCTCGCCGCACTCGGACGGAGCGGAGGAGAGCGGAGCcctgcagcactgagcagcCACCCGCCGGCACAGCGCCCGCCGCAGCCCCGTCCGCGCCGCCGAGGAGAACCGCCCCAAGGGAAGCTCCCGGCTCACCTCGGCTCACCTCCGCCGGGCAGCCCGACGCCGCTGCCTGCCCgacgccgccgccgcgccgcccaCAAGCCGCCGACCGCTGCAGGATGGTCCACGCAACCCTCGCCCCCTTCGCCGCAGCCCTACTCCTCGCCCTCCTCAGCCCG GAGGCGCACGGCCAGGAGTGCAGCGGGCAGTGCCAGTGCGGCGCGGGGCCCGGCCCCACCTGCCCCGCCGGCGTCTCCCTGGTGCTCGACGGCTGCGGCTGCTGCCGCGTCTGCGCCAAGCAGCTGGGCGAGCTCTGCACCGAGCGCGACCCCTGCGACCACCACAAGGGGCTCTTCTGCGACTTCGGGTCCCCCGCCAACCGCAGGATCGGCGTCTGCACGG CTCGGGACGGTGCCCCGTGCGTCTTCAGCGGCATGGTGTACCGGAGCGGAGAGTCCTTCCAGAGCAGCTGCAAGTACCAGTGCACCTGCCTGGACGGGGCGGTGGGCTGCGTGCCCCTCTGCAGCATGGACGTCCGCCTGCCCAGCCCCGACTGCCCCTACCCGCGCCGGGTGAAGCTTCCTGGAAAATGCTGCGAGGAGTGGGTCTGCGATGAGACTAAAGAGCAGACTGCCGTGGGACCTGCTCTTGCTG CTTACAGACTGGAAGACACTTATGGTCCAGATCCAACAATGATGCGTGCCAACTGCCTGGTGCAGACCACAGAATGGAGTGCTTGCTCCAAGACCTGTGGCATGGGCATCTCTACCAGAGTCACCAATGATAATGCCTTCTGCAGACTGGAGAAACAGAGTAGACTTTGCATGGTCAGACCTTGTGAAGCAGACCTGGAGGAGAACATCAAG AAAGGCAAAAAGTGCATTCGCACCCCCAAAATCTCCAAGCCTGTGAAGTTCGAGCTGTCTGGCTGCACCAGCGTGAAGACCTACAGAGCCAAGTTCTGTGGTGTCTGCACTGACGGGCGCTGCTGCACACCCCACAGAACAGCCACCCTCCCTGTGGAGTTCAAGTGCCCTGATGGGGAGatcatgaaaaggaaaatgatgtTCATCAAGACCTGCGCGTGCCACTACAACTGCCCTGGAGACAATGACATCTTTGAGTCTCTGTACTACAGGAAGATGTATGGAGACATGGCATAA